In the Sus scrofa isolate TJ Tabasco breed Duroc chromosome 7, Sscrofa11.1, whole genome shotgun sequence genome, one interval contains:
- the LOC100524156 gene encoding olfactory receptor 11H12-like — protein MRTLESNISGSVSEFILLGFPCRRDIQIFLFVLFSVIYLLIIMGNTSVICAVWSSWKLHTPMYIFLANFSFLEICYVSSDVPQMLANVLSQTKSISYAGCLLQFYFFFSMGAAECLFLSVMSFDRFLAICRPLHYPIIMTHSLCAWLVVFCWAGGFLWLLTPLILISQVPFCGPNTIDHFLCDLGPLLALSCAPVSGTTHICGIMSSLIIFLTFLYILGTYYSILSVVLQMPSGSGRHKAFSTCASHLAVVSLFYGSIMMMYVSPGSGDYPGMQKFVTLFYALATPFFNPLIYNFRNKDVEEALKKILNVLFWEIFKGFKSHI, from the coding sequence ATGAGGACCTTGGAGTCTAATATCTCTGGGTCTGTGAGTGAGTTCATTCTTCTGGGCTTTCCCTGTCGCAGAGACATCCAGATCTTCCTCTTTGTACTCTTCTCCGTCATCTACCTCCTGATCATCATGGGGAACACATCTGTCATCTGTGCTGTGTGGTCAAGCTGGAaactccacacacccatgtacatCTTCCTGGCCAACTTCTCCTTCCTGGAAATCTGCTATGTCAGTTCCGATGTGCCCCAAATGTTAGCTAACGTCCTTTCCCAGACCAAGAGCATCTCCTATGCTGGCTGCCTCCTCCAATTCTACTTCTTCTTCTCCATGGGTGCTGCTGAATGCTTATTTCTGTCAGTGATGTCTTTTGATCGATTTCTTGCCATATGTAGACCTTTGCATTATCCCATCATAATGACCCATAGCCTGTGTGCTTGGTTAGTGGTCTTCTGCTGGGCCGGTGGCTTTCTCTGGTTACTGACCCCTTTGATTCTAATATCTCAGGTGCCTTTCTGTGGTCCAAATACCATTGATCATTTCCTGTGTGATCTAGGACCTTTGCTGGCATTGTCCTGTGCTCCAGTATCTGGAACTACCCATATCTGTGGTATCATGAGCTCTCTCATCATCTTTCTCACCTTCCTATACATTCTTGGCACTTACTACTCCATCCTAAGTGTGGTGCTACAGATGCCCTCAGGCTCAGGAAGGCATAAGGCTTTCTCTACTTGTGcctcccaccttgctgtggtgtCTCTGTTCTACGGCTCAATCATGATGATGTATGTTAGCCCAGGTTCTGGGGACTATCCTGGGATGCAGAAGTTTGTGACCTTGTTCTATGCTTTGGCAACACCATTCTTTAATCCCCTGATCTACAACTTCCGGAACAAAGATGTGGAGGAAGCactaaagaaaattttgaatgTATTATTTTGGGAAATCTTTAAAGGCTTCAAAAGTCACATTTAA